One Ochotona princeps isolate mOchPri1 chromosome 7, mOchPri1.hap1, whole genome shotgun sequence genomic window carries:
- the SFRP2 gene encoding secreted frizzled-related protein 2: protein MPQGPGSLLLLVLASHCCLGSARGLFLFGQPDFSYKRSNCKPIPANLQLCHGIEYQNMRLPNLLGHETMKEVLEQAGAWIPLVMKQCHPDTKKFLCSLFAPVCLDDLDETIQPCHSLCVQVKDRCAPVMSAFGFPWPDMLECDRFPQDNDLCIPLASSDHLLPATEEAPKVCEACKNKNEDDNDIMETLCKNDFALKIKVKEITYINRDTKIILETKSKTIYKLNGVSERDLKKSVLWLKDSLQCTCEEMNDINAPYLVMGQKQGGELVITSVKRWQKGQREFKRISRSIRKLQC, encoded by the exons ATGCCGCAGGGCCCcggctcgctgctgctgcttgtgctcGCCTCGCACTGCTGCCTGGGCTCGGCGCGCGGGCTCTTTCTCTTCGGCCAGCCCGACTTCTCCTACAAGCGCAGCAATTGTAAGCCCATCCCGGCCAACCTGCAGCTGTGCCATGGCATCGAGTATCAGAACATGCGACTGCCCAATCTGCTGGGCCACGAGACCATGAAGGAGGTGCTGGAGCAGGCGGGCGCCTGGATCCCGCTGGTCATGAAGCAGTGTCACCCGGACACCAAAAAGTTCCTGTGCTCTCTCTTCGCCCCCGTCTGCCTCGACGACCTGGACGAGACCATCCAGCCATGCCACTCGCTCTGCGTGCAGGTGAAGGACCGCTGCGCGCCGGTCATGTCAGCCTTCGGTTTCCCCTGGCCGGACATGCTTGAGTGCGACCGCTTCCCCCAGGACAACGACCTCTGCATCCCTCTGGCCAGCAGCGATCACCTCCTGCCAGCCACCGAGGAAG CTCCAAAGGTATGTGAAGCCTGCAAGAACAAAAATGAAGATGACAACGACATAATGGAAACTCTTTGTAAAAATGACTTTG CGCTGAAAATCAAAGTGAAGGAGATCACCTACATCAACAGAGACACCAAAATCATCCTGGAGACCAAGAGCAAGACCATTTACAAGCTGAACGGCGTGTCCGAAAGGGACCTGAAGAAATCTGTGCTGTGGCTCAAAGACAGCCTGCAGTGCACCTGCGAGGAGATGAATGACATCAATGCCCCCTATCTGGTCATGGGACAGAAACAGGGCGGGGAGCTCGTGATCACCTCGGTGAAACGGTGGCAGAAGGGGCAGAGAGAGTTCAAGCGTATCTCCCGCAGCATCCGCAAGCTGCAGTGCTAG